A DNA window from Siniperca chuatsi isolate FFG_IHB_CAS linkage group LG6, ASM2008510v1, whole genome shotgun sequence contains the following coding sequences:
- the plaat1 gene encoding phospholipase A and acyltransferase 1, with translation MDKQQQNSTMASNDPDLPDPTGDPQPGDLIEIFRPAYQHWALYLGDGYIINLTPVDESQAAAMSSVKSVFSRKAVVRMQLLKEVVGSDSYRVNNKYDHNHTPLPVCEIIQRAQVLIGQEVSYDLLGSNCEHFVTLLRYGEGVSEQATRAIGAISLVTAAASAFSVLGLINTRSRNRPF, from the exons AtggataaacaacaacaaaactctaCT atggcCTCTAATGACCCTGACCTTCCTGACCCCACTGGTGACCCCCAGCCTGGTGACCTCATTGAGATCTTCAGACCAGCCTATCAGCACTGGGCTCTCTACCTGGGGGATGGTTACATCATCAACTTAACTCCTGTCG ATGAGAGCCAGGCGGCTGCCATGTCCAGTGTGAAGTCTGTCTTCAGCCGGAAGGCAGTGGTGCGCatgcagctgctgaaggaggTGGTGGGAAGCGACTCGTACCGTGTCAACAACAAGTACGACCACAATCACACACCCCTGCCCGTCTGTGAAATCATCCAGCGAGCACAAGTCCTCATTGGCCAGGAGGTGTCTTACGACCTGCTGGGGAGCAACTGCGAGCACTTTGTTACCCTTCTGCGCTACGGGGAGGGGGTGTCTGagcag GCTACAAGGGCCATTGGGGCCATCAGTTTGGTGACGGCAGCAGCCAGTGCCTTCTCTGTCCTGGGACTGATCAACACCCGATCCAGAAACAGGCCTTTCTGA